The sequence below is a genomic window from Pagrus major chromosome 20, Pma_NU_1.0.
CTATCCTATCAAAAAAAGGGACAGCGGCTATTAAACAGATCTTGTGGTGAGATTAAGATTTTGCAACTTCTCGTCCCAAGAGTGAACTTTGAATCAGCTTTGTAAATATTAACTTAACTGAACTTTGTCAGTTTTCAGACAtggcctccagcagcagcctcctaTCCGAGGATCAGTTTCTCTGTCCCATCTGCCTGGATGTGTTCACTCGGCCCGTTTCCACCCCGTGCGGACACAACTTCTGCATGTCCTGCATCTCGACCTACTGGAACGACACGCCGGTCTGCCGGTGTCCCCTCTGTAAGGAAACGTTTGAAAGGAGGCCGGACCTCAAGGTCAACACTTTCATCTCTGAGCTCGCGTCGCAGTTCATGTCCCTTCAAGTGACAGACGCCAACATCTGGAGCTCAGACCAGCAGCAGGCCATCTGGGGGGGCGTGGTGCTGTGTGATATTTGTACTGACACCCAGCAAGAGGCTGTCAAATCCTGTCTGGAGTGTCTGTCTTCCTACTGCGACGTTCATCTGGAGCCTCACCACAGAGCCGCCGGGCTCAAGAGACACACGCTGGTTGACCCCTTGGCGAGGCTGGAGGACCGGCTCTGCAAGGAGCACACCAGACTCCTGATGATGTTCTGCAGAAAGGACAAGGTCTTGGTGTGTGACGTCTGCGCCAGCTCGCGCCACCAGAGGCATGACGTGGTTCCTGTGCAGCGAGCGTACGCAGAGATGAAGGTTCTGCTGGGGGACGCAGAGACCAAAGTGCAGCGGATGATCCAGGAAAGGCTGCAGAAGGTTCGAGATGTGACGGACTTGGTGAAGCAAAGCGAGACAGAAACCAAAGATGTAATCGCAAGCGGCGTGCAGGAGTTGACGGTGCTGGTTTCTGAGGTTCAGGAGAGCCGGGTGCAGCTCATAaaggtgatggaggagaagcAAAGAGCAGCAAAAGAACAAGCGGACGGATTTGTTAGCGGCATGGAGCAGGAGATCGCCGAGCTGCGGACATCGACGATGAAGATGGAGGAGCTCAAACAGACTGAAGACCAGTTCTGTTTCCTCCAGAGATTCATAAACTCGCCCCTCCTGCCGCACACAATGGACCTGTCAACATTCAGCTTCGACAGACTCGTGGAGATCAATCACGTTCGGAAGTCTTTGAGCACATCGTTGTCTCAACTGCGAAAGCTGCTGAGTAAAATGAATACAGAAATCAAACTCTCCGACGGCACGGACACGTCAAACGACGCAGCGCTGGGATACCTGCAGCAGTACGAGGAGGACGTCCTGCTCGATGCCGACACCGCTCACCCTCTGCTCATCATATCCGACGACAGGAAGCAGGTGAGGTACAGCATGGGCTCAGGTCTGTGGGCCAACCAGATCCTGAACCCGGGCATGTTTACGGAACACCTGGCAGTTCTGGGACAGGGAGGTTTCTCGTCACGCAGGTTTTACTTCGAGGTGTACGTCGGGGGAAAGACCGAGTGGTGTCTGGGTGTGGCCACGGCGTCGATCCAGAGGAGGGGGTCTCTGTTTCGGAGTCCTGATTGTGGACTCTGGGCCATCTGGTTCCTGGTGGATAAGTTCGAAACCTTCAGCGCTCCAAACGTGCCGGTGCACTTGGGAAAAGTGGAGAGGGTCGGAGTGTATACGGATTACAACAGACGGCAAATTTCTTTCTACGACGTACAGACCGCAACACATATTTACTCGTTTAATGAGTGTTTGTTCACTGAGACTCTGTATCCGTACTTTAATCCTTGTGATAATGAGTATGGGTCAAACTTGGAGCCGATGATAATTGTTCCTGTGGGTCGTACGCCGTGAACAGAGGCTTCAGAGACTCAGTGATCTGTGGGTTACTTATTACAGTGCAACTGATTCAAAAAAGAAACTCATATTCAGGgcagatttttttgtaaaacaactTTTTATAATCACAAAGTTTATgaatcatctttttttctgtaatttactgattattacatgcaatattttatttaatatcttTATTTATAAGACAGTGTCAATTTCCAGGGCAGTCGACTGGATGACTAAGCATCAAAAGCCTTTAAAACATGTGGGTTAAGACTCGAGCTGCAACAGTTAGTCCACCGAACTAACTATTTTTATAATCAGTGTTGAATATTTGCAGATTTGAAGAGTCTTTGGCTTTTGGACTGAAGTCACGTTGGGCTCTGCAAAATTTGTATGAAaatcttttacagttttttgacattttatagactaaactaGGGGTCGACCGATTATCAGCCTCGGCCGATTATCGAGTCGATATTCAGCATCTGATTTTCGGTATTGGTGATTTTTTCTGCAGGATTGtcgataaaataaacaaattttaaaaaagtgctactttggctctgatgcagcatcctctcaccCACAACACTATGTGATTAGtaacacatcacaattaatAACCTATAAACActaaataatctgaatctgcagatTAACTAGCGACTAAATctgtatcagccctgaaaaagtTGTAGTTGTAGCCTTGACACATGAGAACCGGAGGGTTCAGTGCAGTGTGAGGCGGCTCTCTGGTCGACTGTTTCAGCCCATCACACTTCACACTTTCTGTGACTTTGCTCAaataacccacaatgcaaagCTCTACAAGGTTACCTATTGCTGCTTATGCATTATTTAAAACCCCTGCAtcaattgtactcactcatagatgcCAGCCGCCTGAACACGCctgttttcatcaagatccgtGCATTATGCATCCATGCTAACCAGCACTGAATGACAACACGGCTTCCGTATGTTAATACAACGACAAACACTCAAACTAATTAAACTGCAAATGAGATATCAGCCTCACACGTCTTCTGTCCAGGCCAGAGTAAAAAGTAATGGATTACATGTTAGGGGTGTGATTATCGGTTGTGCTGATTATCAGGAGcgatatttagcatttttctgattatcagtgtcagtgtttatGATCAGCgctgaataatctgaatttgcaaagtaacaagtagATAAATTCATCAACTAAGTggagtgaaagtgaaaactgaaaatggaaagtacctgaaaattgtacagAAGTTCAGTGGCTATTCTCAACTTTGAGAATAaggttttgcttgtttttcttcctgtaaaTGAATATCGGTTCCAATTATCTGTCATCTTTCTCCTGGATTGCTAATAATCACTATCAGCCCTGAAACAACCATATCAGTCGACCCCTGTTACACATTACTCGTCACTTCAAAACAAATAATGCATTCCTTCCCCATAGAGAGTAATTTACAAGAACATTTAACCTTACTTATGCCCAAATATCAGCCCAGTGCTAATAAAGAGGACAttcacatgatgtttttcttctatgctctttttgtattttcgtatttttttatgatatttcatattttactgatattttacatattttgccTTTCCTGGGaatgttgatgagccacactgttaACACCACATATGTTTTgataaataacttaattttgttcTTAAAGTCACAAAAATTAAGCTGTTGCTGAAATGGAATAATGACATATGACTATAgtataaagagagagagcagaggtgaCCGTGTTCAGAGCAGACTGAGGGAAAGTTTAGCCGTGAAGTcgtctagtggcagtaaatgtacagtggAGGTTACACACTgacatgaataaactctgcagctctgcaatgtcaaagaaaatgtatgtttgagTGACAACTATTGCTAATATCGATGCTATCGCTAACCCATGCTTGTGTTGTTGTCCCTGCAGTCTGGTTGCAATGctaataattacaaaaaactGACTGGAGGTGCACTTTAAATGGCATATAATCTGCATTTAATGcaccaaacacactgaaacacaactgCTCAAGCCGCTCGCTCAACAACTCATGACTTTATCGTCGATTCGTCCGGTTTATTTAACGCTGGCATCAGGAGAGCTCGAGCGATTATTGTGCAAGTGAGCATGAGAAGCCACGTGCAATGATATTTTCTACCTGTCCTGTGTGCAGATTATTTAAGACCTTATGTAATGCGAGAAACACCATAATTGTTTGATTAGTAAAAATCATGAAATTAGAAAGAGTAGCTTGTTACATTAACGCGTTACAGACAAATGAAGGAGGAAGGCCGTGCAGTCGTTCACAGCAGACATCTTGACACATctcaggtgtaaataataaagataatgaCGGCTGAATTCTGTTTAGCTGCGTCATTAATGTTGTCAGTAACACCTGAGTTTTTCCTACTGAGACGCGACAAAACGTCTCCTTTGAAAATATAccaatgtgaaaaaaacaggaaaaattgCTCATTCACAATTAAAGGTTGCACTCactgttttttcacattaagGCAAATTTCTATCAGCCTGTTCGATGATGATATTCCTTAAACACTACAATTTTAAAAGCACCgactcatgtttttttaaatcatgtactttctgttgattttgtttttatgacaacacgacacacgtgtgtgtgtgtgtgtggtcactgtttttaaatgtgtgttaatgacgctaaactgaatgaataaataaaaatatgttttaaagcTTTATGTGCTCTGTAATGGTGATAAAAGTTTTATAGTCAGCCctgatgaaatattaataaagtaaaaaaagccTTACGTAACTAAACCGGGCAATATTTCCCCTGTATCTCTGTCATCGGTGGAAGCAGgacatctttaaaaaatgaacatctctctctcttggtgTCGGCTTTTTTAAattccacttcctcctccttcatctcgCGTCCTGAACGTCTCATTCAAGTTCTCCTATtcatctcaacacacacacacacacacaacactcgCCCTTCCATCGCCATGGGAACACTCAGTCTCCCTGCTCCTATAATCCATTTCCCAGCCACAA
It includes:
- the LOC141015915 gene encoding E3 ubiquitin-protein ligase TRIM21-like, encoding MASSSSLLSEDQFLCPICLDVFTRPVSTPCGHNFCMSCISTYWNDTPVCRCPLCKETFERRPDLKVNTFISELASQFMSLQVTDANIWSSDQQQAIWGGVVLCDICTDTQQEAVKSCLECLSSYCDVHLEPHHRAAGLKRHTLVDPLARLEDRLCKEHTRLLMMFCRKDKVLVCDVCASSRHQRHDVVPVQRAYAEMKVLLGDAETKVQRMIQERLQKVRDVTDLVKQSETETKDVIASGVQELTVLVSEVQESRVQLIKVMEEKQRAAKEQADGFVSGMEQEIAELRTSTMKMEELKQTEDQFCFLQRFINSPLLPHTMDLSTFSFDRLVEINHVRKSLSTSLSQLRKLLSKMNTEIKLSDGTDTSNDAALGYLQQYEEDVLLDADTAHPLLIISDDRKQVRYSMGSGLWANQILNPGMFTEHLAVLGQGGFSSRRFYFEVYVGGKTEWCLGVATASIQRRGSLFRSPDCGLWAIWFLVDKFETFSAPNVPVHLGKVERVGVYTDYNRRQISFYDVQTATHIYSFNECLFTETLYPYFNPCDNEYGSNLEPMIIVPVGRTP